A DNA window from Aminipila luticellarii contains the following coding sequences:
- a CDS encoding GntR family transcriptional regulator — MVLYQHNEHAKSQNLPISNSLFSKLQKDILQGKMRAGEKLTEQSICDKYKVSRTPVREALRQLEMEGLIETIPNRGAFVIGFSAQDMADMYELRKAYEVQAVKWAIERITDEEMEDLEETFEFMEFYTQKNDIDKMLNINTGFHQLIYTASHNRMLQHVLSSYQIYIKHSRKPSSYPENYLAEVLEEHRAIFEAFKNKDIEAGTLAMRIHMEKSMSRSKQ, encoded by the coding sequence ATGGTACTTTATCAACATAACGAACATGCGAAATCCCAGAACCTCCCTATTTCCAACAGTCTTTTTTCTAAACTGCAAAAAGATATTCTTCAAGGGAAAATGCGTGCAGGGGAAAAGCTTACCGAACAGAGCATCTGTGATAAGTATAAGGTCAGCAGAACCCCGGTAAGAGAAGCTTTGAGACAGTTGGAAATGGAAGGTCTTATTGAAACGATTCCCAATCGGGGAGCCTTTGTCATAGGCTTTTCCGCTCAGGATATGGCTGATATGTACGAACTTCGTAAAGCTTATGAAGTCCAAGCCGTAAAATGGGCGATTGAACGCATTACGGATGAGGAAATGGAAGATTTGGAAGAAACATTTGAATTCATGGAATTTTACACACAAAAAAATGACATTGATAAAATGTTAAACATTAATACCGGTTTTCATCAGCTGATTTATACGGCTTCCCACAACAGAATGCTGCAGCATGTGCTTTCTTCTTATCAGATCTATATCAAGCACAGCCGAAAGCCTTCCTCGTACCCAGAGAATTATCTGGCAGAGGTTTTAGAAGAACACCGGGCAATATTTGAAGCATTTAAGAACAAGGATATTGAGGCGGGGACCCTGGCCATGCGAATACACATGGAAAAATCCATGTCCCGTTCAAAACAGTAA
- the gap gene encoding type I glyceraldehyde-3-phosphate dehydrogenase, whose translation MKRKIAINGFGRIGRLTFRHIFEEADFEVVAINDLAKPDMLAYLLKHDSVQGQYTKYTIESDDDSITVGGKRIRLYKESDPANLPWKALDVDIVLECTGFFTSREKAQAHVKAGAKKVLISAPAGKDLPTIVYGVNENTLKKEDNIISAASCTTNCLAPMAKALNDYREIRTGFMTTIHAYTGDQMILDAPHRKNDFRRARAGAINIVPNSTGAAKAIGLVIPELDGKLIGSAQRVPVASGSLTILDAVLKDSSETVTLEGIHEAMRKEASASFGYTEEQLVSSDIIGMEYGSLFDATQTLVARSGTGVFEVRVVAWYDNESSYVCQLIRTMKHISALL comes from the coding sequence ATGAAAAGAAAGATTGCAATTAATGGATTTGGTAGAATCGGAAGACTGACCTTCAGACACATCTTTGAAGAAGCGGATTTTGAAGTGGTCGCTATTAATGATCTGGCAAAACCGGATATGCTCGCCTATCTGCTCAAGCACGACAGCGTACAGGGTCAATATACCAAATATACCATTGAAAGTGATGACGACTCCATAACCGTAGGAGGAAAGAGAATCCGGCTCTATAAAGAGTCCGATCCTGCCAACCTTCCATGGAAGGCCCTGGACGTAGATATCGTTCTGGAATGTACCGGATTCTTTACGTCCAGAGAAAAAGCTCAGGCACACGTGAAGGCCGGTGCAAAAAAAGTCCTGATTTCCGCTCCTGCCGGAAAAGATCTACCCACCATTGTTTACGGCGTAAACGAGAATACACTGAAAAAAGAGGACAACATTATTTCAGCTGCTTCCTGCACCACCAACTGCCTTGCTCCGATGGCAAAGGCTCTGAACGATTACAGGGAAATCCGAACCGGATTTATGACGACCATTCACGCTTATACAGGTGATCAAATGATTCTGGATGCCCCCCATCGGAAAAATGACTTCCGCCGTGCCAGAGCGGGCGCCATCAATATTGTTCCAAACAGTACCGGTGCGGCAAAAGCCATCGGATTAGTCATCCCGGAGCTTGACGGCAAGCTGATCGGTTCAGCCCAGCGAGTTCCTGTAGCAAGCGGCTCTCTTACCATTCTGGATGCCGTTTTGAAGGATTCTTCAGAAACCGTCACGCTGGAAGGAATCCATGAGGCCATGAGAAAAGAGGCTTCTGCTTCCTTCGGCTATACCGAAGAACAACTGGTCTCCAGCGACATTATCGGAATGGAATACGGCTCCCTTTTCGACGCTACGCAAACCCTTGTTGCCCGCAGCGGAACCGGCGTATTCGAGGTTCGAGTCGTTGCCTGGTATGACAACGAAAGCAGCTATGTCTGCCAG